CGGTAACCTTGTCTCTCTGAACTCCCTTCAGAAAGGCGCGGTACTCTTTGCCATCAAGAGAAAGAACTATTGAAGTTGTCTCTGCAACTCTGTTCATTATTCTCAAGACCTCGACCTTATCCAGACTTATGGAAATCGTTTCCATTTCTGGGCCGTAAACCACTGCAGGAATCCTGCCTTGATTCATTAGGATTTTCGCTTTCGTGTCACCGTTGCGCGGTTCAGCAACGAGATTTATTTCGTGCATTTGTTTCCCTCCTCTATCTGAACAAAATACTCACCGAAAGATTTTTCCTAACACGGGTTAATGCCTCCGCCAATAACGGAGCAATAGACAACACCATTATGTTGTCAGGAAGACCTTCATGGTATATCGTGTCAGTAATGAAGACCTTCTCAATTTCCGACTCTGCAATTATCTTTGTCGCATCGCCGGAGAGAACGCCATGGGTGGCACAGGCAAAGATCTTCTTCGCACCGTTGGATTTTAGCATCTTTGCTGCCTCTACCAATGAACGACCGGTGTCAATTATATCATCAAAGATTATTGCTGTCTTTCCATCGACATCGCCTATTATGTGTACCATTTCTGCAACGTTGTCCTTTGGTCTTCTCTTGTCCAGAATAGCAAGAGGAACACCAAGTTTTGCCGCAAACTTGCTCGCCCGCTTCACTCCGCCGATGTCCGGGGAAATGACCGCCATTTCTTCTCTGTCGAACCTCCCCTGATTGAAGAACCTGAAAAAGGCAGGAAAGGACCACAGATTATCGACTGGGATATCGAAAAACCCCTGTATTTGCTCCGCATGCAAATCTATGGTTATCAGCCTGCTCGCTCCTGAAGTTGTGAGAAGATTCGCCACAAGTTTGGCAGTTATTGGATCGCGGCCTCTTGCCTTCCTATCCTGACGAGCGTAACCATAATATGGGATTACGGCGGCAATAGAATGGGCTGAAGCTCTTCTAAAGGCATCGATCATTATGAGAAGCTCCATAAGGTTCTCATTGGCCGGGCTGCATGTAGACTGAATTATGAAGATATCATGACCCCTGACCGTCTCGTCAATCTTCAAATTTATCTCGCCGTCGGAAAACCTCTTTGTTCTGCAATCTCCAAGCCTGATTCCAAGATGCTGCGAGATCTTCTCTGCCAAGGGCAGACTCGCAGAACCGGCGAATACTTTCATCTCGTTTGTCTGGTAAGGCATCAGTTTTTCTCCTCCTGCCCATTATTATTTGAGAATCTTCCTTCTTTTACGACTTGCCTCGCTCTACCGAACGCAAGTGAGTTGGGCGGGACATCTTCGGTGATTGCAGAACCGGCTGCAGTCACAGAATTCTCTCCGATTTTCACCGGAGCAACTAAAGCCGTGTTACTGCCGATAAAAGCTCTATCACGGATCTCGGTCTTGTGTTTGTTCTTCCCGTCGTAATTGCAGGTTATAGTACCGGCTCCAATGTTCACATCTTCTCCAACATTCGTGTCGCCCAGATAGGTTAGATGCTGCGCCTTTGATCTTCTCCCAAGGACGGTCTTCTTCAATTCCACAAAGTTGCCTACGTGAGCGTCGTTCATAACTACCGCGCCCGGTCTCAGCCTGGAAAGCGGGCCGACTCTTGCTCCTGAATGTACATTCGCCGAGGAAACCT
The DNA window shown above is from Mesotoga infera and carries:
- a CDS encoding 50S ribosomal protein L25 — encoded protein: MHEINLVAEPRNGDTKAKILMNQGRIPAVVYGPEMETISISLDKVEVLRIMNRVAETTSIVLSLDGKEYRAFLKGVQRDKVT
- a CDS encoding ribose-phosphate pyrophosphokinase; this translates as MPYQTNEMKVFAGSASLPLAEKISQHLGIRLGDCRTKRFSDGEINLKIDETVRGHDIFIIQSTCSPANENLMELLIMIDAFRRASAHSIAAVIPYYGYARQDRKARGRDPITAKLVANLLTTSGASRLITIDLHAEQIQGFFDIPVDNLWSFPAFFRFFNQGRFDREEMAVISPDIGGVKRASKFAAKLGVPLAILDKRRPKDNVAEMVHIIGDVDGKTAIIFDDIIDTGRSLVEAAKMLKSNGAKKIFACATHGVLSGDATKIIAESEIEKVFITDTIYHEGLPDNIMVLSIAPLLAEALTRVRKNLSVSILFR